Proteins encoded in a region of the Sulfurimonas marina genome:
- the fliR gene encoding flagellar biosynthetic protein FliR, producing the protein MQWAAIFNDYNVVGFLLLFFRFAALFLTVPIFSHQNIPITIKAAIAFFFTIVFYSSMPPLQISIDIPTIVLAILSEFIFGLAIGVVLLLAYHVITFAGGQISYMMGFSLASAIDPQTGVSMPIISQFLSLIALMVLFSLNLHHWVLLFVDASLKSVPLGGFLMSEDFFNYTLHATSNMFLVGFMIAFPIIALSWLADVIFGMLMKTMPQFNLLVIGFPIKIMVAFVVLIATITATMLIVKGQMQEAFNTLEMFF; encoded by the coding sequence ATGCAATGGGCAGCAATATTTAACGATTATAATGTAGTTGGATTTTTATTACTGTTTTTCCGTTTTGCTGCCCTATTTTTAACAGTACCTATATTTTCTCATCAAAATATCCCTATTACTATTAAGGCTGCTATCGCTTTTTTCTTTACGATAGTATTCTACTCCTCTATGCCACCGTTGCAAATCTCGATCGATATCCCGACTATAGTGTTGGCAATACTGAGTGAATTTATCTTCGGGCTTGCCATTGGAGTTGTTTTACTGCTTGCATATCATGTTATAACGTTTGCAGGTGGTCAGATATCTTATATGATGGGTTTCTCACTAGCAAGTGCTATTGACCCACAAACAGGTGTTTCGATGCCTATTATCTCGCAGTTTTTGTCACTGATCGCTTTAATGGTACTTTTTAGTTTAAATCTTCATCATTGGGTACTTCTGTTTGTTGATGCGTCACTCAAAAGTGTTCCTTTAGGGGGCTTTTTAATGAGTGAAGATTTTTTTAACTATACACTCCATGCTACTTCAAATATGTTTTTAGTAGGCTTTATGATAGCCTTCCCGATTATTGCTTTATCTTGGCTGGCAGATGTGATCTTCGGAATGCTTATGAAGACGATGCCACAGTTCAACTTACTTGTTATCGGTTTCCCGATAAAGATCATGGTTGCATTTGTTGTTCTTATAGCAACAATCACAGCAACAATGTTGATCGTAAAAGGGCAGATGCAAGAGGCTTTTAACACCTTAGAGATGTTTTTTTAG